One window from the genome of Malus domestica chromosome 01, GDT2T_hap1 encodes:
- the LOC103426484 gene encoding uncharacterized protein PAM68-like: protein MKTLIFSSQPSLYLPNSLPWKPKTLTFHPTTLQNLGHLKRSAYKTHANAKGFGSAPPATTKEMPTSKNSGKNDNNDGDEEVPQVVFERMLVRIIAAVGLPLATGFAFLKVFDAVKEKHLWDVPLWLPFLTTLLTFGASALGIAYGALSTSWDAEKKGSVLGLEEAQSNWVEMWREEDESNNSNK from the coding sequence ATGAAAACTCTGATTTTTTCCTCCCAACCATCTCTCTATCTTCCAAACTCTTTGCCATGGAAGCCCAAAACCCTAACCTTCCACCCCACAACCTTGCAGAACCTAGGCCACCTTAAAAGAAGTGCATACAAAACACATGCAAATGCAAAAGGCTTTGGCAGTGCACCACCAGCCACGACAAAGGAAATGCCTACAAGCAAAAACTCCGGCAAAAATGATAACAACGACGGCGATGAGGAAGTTCCACAGGTCGTTTTCGAGAGGATGCTAGTGAGAATTATCGCCGCTGTGGGCCTACCTTTGGCCACTGGCTTTGCGTTTTTGAAAGTTTTTGATGCGGTTAAGGAGAAGCACTTGTGGGATGTGCCACTTTGGCTACCATTCTTGACGACCTTGTTGACTTTTGGGGCTTCGGCTCTTGGGATTGCGTATGGGGCATTGTCTACAAGTTGGGATGCAGAGAAGAAGGGTTCAGTTCTTGGATTAGAAGAAGCTCAAAGCAATTGGGTTGAGATGTGGAGGGAGGAAGATGAGAGTAATAATAGTAATAAATGA